From Girardinichthys multiradiatus isolate DD_20200921_A chromosome 13, DD_fGirMul_XY1, whole genome shotgun sequence:
GGCCAACATTCAATTACAGATTTTGCACAGCTCTGACCGTCAGATATATATTATTGGCTAAACTAATTTCTGTTTAAGAAGTATAATTGAAAACAACGTGCTTTTTTTGTGCTTGTGGGCTACATTGAAAATTGGACTGTTTGAGCAGTAAAAATTGAGAtttgttttagttatttattcatgtcTATTAATTTTTATCAAGAAGTTGGATAGCTGATGTTCCCTCAGCAACATCTTCCACCTTCATGGAGGCTATTTTTAGCAAGACCTGGTAAGCGTTGCTTTTGCCTAGTTTACTGATGGGGAATAGCATCAGACTTTTAACTCTTGACCAAACAATCGAGTCCAGTCAAGCTTGAACATGCCTGATTCTTGTCATCGTCAATGTGTTGGCTCACCTTTCCACGGTActttttaaagtgctgttttagTTGACTAACATCTTACACTAATCCCACAAACCCATTAATTGGAGGCTTTCTATCAATGAAATTGTAGATTATAGACTGTTGTATATATTATAGGTTTATTGTTATCAATGATAAATATTGCTGCTGCATATGTCCCTTTTAATGGCCATACAGTATAAATTTCTGTGATTTATCATACTGACAAATGTGTTTGTGTACTTGCATAGTACATTAATACTTCTTACTCCACTGTTTAAATGAAACATTGACAAATTGCTGTTGTTCCTGCAggcagtttggttttctcctgTCTTTGTTAGCACAGGAACAAGTATACTGAGCTTAGTGTGCAAGGTTTCACAAAGCCCTGTGTGAAATATCACACCAGACCACTTTAAACATCCTTAGTCTAAAGTTCTGAGTGGTGATTATGAGATTTCTGTCGGTCTTTCCTGGGTGCTACATAAACTGTGGAGCTTGTGCTTGTCTGTAATGGTCTATATCTAACACTAATACGTCATCCATTTGCTTTTATTACACCAGCAACACATAAATACATACCAATGTTGTAGAAAGGATCTGAAGCACTGGCTCAGTTGTGGTTGGTTTCTTTTACTGTGTTCTCAGTTGCAGTGACTTAGCAATAAATGTAAGAAGACCTGCCAGGAACAAGCATGTTGCAGCACCCTAATGGTTGATCATAAAACTCTTagattctctgtttttattgggGATTCTGGAAAAGTTGCAGAGCTTTAAAACACCTTGTTTTCTCAGCTTTGCTTAACTAGAGGTGGACCTCAGTGGAACAAAGTCTAACTTTCCTCTTTTTCCTTGGTTTTGAGCACTAAGAACAGCATGGGGCTTTTATGAGGACCTGAAAACGTGACTGAATTCAGTTTACTAATAGATTCTTGTTGAGCTGGTTCTGGACACCATGAAACTACAGGATTTGGGTCTTTATCATTGAAAACCTATGAAACAGTTTAAGCAAAAGTCAGTGATGGATCATATTACACTTGTGGAGACAGAGAGGTGTAAAATAACCAGGCATTGGAGGTCAGAGCAGTTTAATCCTATCTTGAGGAGTACTGCAGATCTTCAAGCTGTTCAGTGACATCTCCAGCTACATTCCTTCAGTGTCACAGTGTACTGACAAACAGGCAGCCACACGAGTTAGAAGTCAACCAGGAGTAGTCTTTTCACCTCTGACCCTTCCCCTGACCCCAATGGGTTGGTTTAAGACGCTGTTTTCTGGTGTCAGAAGGTCTAAACTCCAGTTTTTCTTATAAACTTCCCCCTTATGGTTTTTCCGTAGGACTCTGGATGTAGAAGGATTTTGTACAGTATGACAACAATAATCTCATTCTGTTATGCATGAGTCTGGATGAGAGCTTTTATATAACTATACACCATTTttggagatttgtttttttatagttCAGTTTCCTGAACGCaaccagctgtttgtgtttctcaCCCGGGATATCCTCTAAATCAGGTTTACTTGGAGACAATAACCACTTTGAGCATGTGATTACTctgcatttctgttttgtttttgtttttttcttgtattaCTATGTTCATCTGTAGAAGGATTTTGCACAGTATGACAACAATAATCTCATTCTATTATGCATGAGTCTGGATCAGAGCTTTTATATTACTATACACCATTTttggagatttgtttttttataattcagtttaaatCTGTGGCTTCCATATTTATCTTTTGTTCCTGAAACGCCCCTACTTTTATCTCAAAAAAGCTGCCCACCCTCCTTCTGCCTCCACCCCTTTGCACCAGATTGAGCATGCTCATATGGACATGGCTAAAGACTAATATTTAGAACTTATCAAATCTCCTTTTTAATGAACATTTCCAGTCTTGAAAAGGATCCAGGTCTGGCTAAgcatagaaacatttttttgttttccagactTTTTTGCTTCCACAAAAATCTAATAATGCTTAATACATTGACACATGGATGCTTTATCTTTGAGTGAGTTTGCATTCAGTTAGCAAGTCAAAAACTAAAATCTTAAAGTTAAGGATGACGTCGCAAGTCAAAGTAtagaaaggtttaaacaagcCAAACAAAGAAGCTAACCctttttgcagatttttttttttcaaattaaataatgGTACAGATGTTCTCAAATTGTGCTTTAAAAATTAAACTGTACTCTACTGGTTACATGGTTAAAGTTGCAGTAGgtaattttttgaaaaataatgttttttttaacatatttgttaaaactgtcattaTGTCCTGACATTAAATATTAGACGGATGACTTGtgaaaaaatcaagctcctctggcttgtcccagtggtcctactgcctTTGCATTAGTACACCTCTCCCATTCAGAAACAACAAATCAGAGacaggaggaatgtcttagaAGTGTCAATTACACTCATGTATGTGCCGCTCACACCCTGTGCAACACGTACTGTCGTTCAAGCCAAATATTGTCGtggtgctgcagctgtgctaatgggGGAGAAACAACCTAAAGTTACAGGAAAACTGCCAATTTCTCGAGTGGCATCTGCtcagaaaacaaagacaggTCAACAAAAGAAGACTGATGATAAAAATCAAGCTGCACGTTCACGGCAGGCTCCACTGTGGGGTAGgagctgtggagggagggctgtagcacagcagaaaGCAAGGGGAGGGAgctgtaaggtgtgcttgttcaaatttttggGCTGAGTCCAGGTTTTTTCAGAATGCCCTACGGCAGTTTTAATGGTGGGAGCAAGAACCTCTAACCAGTGTTGTAAAGGGTTACTGTTACGGGAGGCGCTGCTGGACCCAACGACATTGTCGGCGTCTGCTAGTGTGTGTGCGGAACGTGTAGAAATACTTAGCAAAAGCTAATTTAAACATCCTATTCATCAAAGACTGTACTTCTGAGGTACAGTTGGGCCTGTAGGTGCATGGCAGAGACCCATTGGTCTTTGATCTGACACTTCAAATCAGCTCAGCTTGATGTTCTTCTGTAGGAGGGAGTTCGTTTTCAGAAGTTATAACAATAACTATAGTGTTAATAACTGGAACAAGCTCTTGTGTGTCACCCACATTAAGCAGAACTCAGACCTTGTCAGGGACCTGatagtccaaactttttttgCCCCCTTCAAAGTGACTGTCATCAGTTTATAATGAGGTTAGTTTTATGTGCAGTCAgaagcattttttttactttaaaaatcgGCTGTAGGGGTATTGTACGTTCACCACAATGACACCTAACTTATGGACTTTGTTTAATGTGGTGGATTTTGTTTCATTCATCTCAGTAAGTTATTGTAACAGTTGGTTCTCACTCATATTTGTACACTAATTGTTAACTAGTTGTTCTGGACAAGTTCATTATCTTCATCATCACATtagttaatgattttttttttttttcatagaaatCAAACCATTCACAGAAACTTTCTTGACAttattgtgattttcttttttttttttttttttttttcaaaacctgaATCTCTTTTACACTAAAGCTGACATATCAGTTACTTCCAGCAGATCATCAGCTGCTTTGTCCACCTTGtgtatttacaaataaagcACATCaccttccatccgtccatctgcgCATTTCTTCATGCATCCATTCGTCCatgtattttcctgtttatccattcatccatcactTTGGCCATTATCCTCCCTTCCCTGCTTTCTTCTTTGCTTCCTTGTTTGGCTTTTTTCAGGTTCCTTATTTAAATCATTATATCTGCCCGAAATTCCGGgtgaatgtttttgtattttacctTTAAAAATGGGCCAAAAAGCACTGAGACCTCTGGAAATTTGAGTCTTAAAAAGTTAtggaattgtgacatgaaaaatATGAAGGAATCCTGATTTAGTTGGAACTCAGTGGTAGATGGAGGACAGTGTAATTAAGGTTATTTTTTCTGGCCAGAATAACTTGCTgtggttttcaaatgatttgttACGtgcagggggaaaaaaaatgctATTTTGTAAGGAGACACTTAACAGCATCCAGTTTGCTATGCTGAGTTGTTGTTTGTGGTTATGAATGGTGCTGTTTACTGTTAATGGAGTGGTTGTGAAagtttagcaaatagaaattacCGTAATGCAAAACAGTTTATCTGATTGACTTGGAAGTTGGCTCTTCTTTAGTTTCATGGCAGAGCATGTCAACTCTGAGAGAGATTGCTTGAACCAGTCTGAGAGAAGAGGTAAACAGGTCACAAACAGAGATTTCCTGCATTTGCTTGTGAGATTTGCCTGCtatttgctctttttttaaatcacccgGACAGGCGAGTGTGTTGTTTCAGTTTCGTTTCTTTGTTGACAGAAAATGTAGGTTGAAATAGGCAAACATTGTTACATTGCtgctaaaaaatatttactgacaatatttatttatggaCCTTCCTAAAATATAGTTCAGCCAGTGTTTCTGGGGCAAAGCCCTAAACACCTGCTTAAAATGCACTAAACATTTTACCCTGTAGTTGTTGCCCTGCTTTGAGCCACTCCCCATGCCTTTGAATTTGTaggtttcataaaacaaattactCCAGCATATTCCTCAAATGGCTTTTTTGCCAAACAGCTGCAAGACGTTACCCGCTGAAAGCACCGTTTGAGTTGCAGACGTCAGCTTTCTCACTGATGGATCGTCTGTCCCACAGTGTACCCGGGTGATGTGGCATGCCGTGTGCTGGGTTTGAGACCGAGGTGAGGGGTGTGGACGCAGGGTGTTGCACTTCAAAATCTGTAATGAGACCCTTGCTGCAACCCTTCCCCAATATGGTTCCCATCAGCAGAAAACTTGCACTTGTGGCAGAAGTTGATCTGATTGATTCCAGACAAGGCATTCGCTACGGGGCAGGAATTTCTGCCACAACATGCACAGAAAACTAAGAATACCacttgatgttttcttttttttttttttttggaggaggaggaagaattTATATTAACGCCAGTGTGTTTCTTTATCAGACATGATTTCTTAAGATTTTGAGAAATGAACAACGCTTATTTTGCTGAGTTGGGAGACCTTGATCTacttcttcactaatattagTTGGCAGTCCCAATCCCAATCATGTGCTGTGATTggcagagccttgcaaaagtattcctacctCTTGAACcttatcacattttgtcactttacaaccaaaaacttcaatgtttttttttgttggtttttttttgttttttagattttatgtgataaactatTATAATTCTATATCATGAGTATACTTAGTTCTAAACCATTCTATCATAGCTctttctgtatgtttagggattttgtcctgcttgaaggtgaacctcatCCCAAGTCTCATGTGTTTTTGCAaccttaaacacattttcttccagaattccctgtatttagctccatccaccttcccatCAATTCTGTCGTTTGCTTGCGcttaatcaaaaaaaaaaaaaaacaaccacacagaatgattctgccaccaccttgttttaccatagaaacggtgtgttcagggtgatctgttgttatttttttcaccaCCCAGCGCTATGCATGTTGGCCaaaggttcagttttggtctcatcagcacctttttccacatgtttaatGTGACCCCCTACATGGCATGTAACAAATGTAAACTGGAATTCTTATGGCCTTCTTCCcacaatggctttttttttggccacttttccataaagaccagatttttgGGGTGTACCAATAGatatcctgtcaacagattttcccatctgagctgtggatctctgcagctcctctagagttaccatgcTAATctaggctgcttctctgattaattgaCTTCTTGCTCAGTTTAGGTACATGGGTTAACCTTGGGATATTGTCATTTAACCTGctttaaagttattttcccCCGATCTGTCTGGTGGGTTTCTTGGTCTACATGatgctgttctctaacaaacctctgaggccttcacattTTACACTTTTACAAATTGTGCTTGTAGTTTATACATTTATGCATCACTTTGTGTTGGACTTTAACCTTTAATCCCCCATTTATacattaaacattgtttttctaacatggcaaaatgtaacagcaaattaataataatacccTTTTAGAGAACAGCATGTCCAATCCCACAAGCTGCCTTTTGCTTCTGACTTGATCCACAAGAATGCAACAATTTCCCCCAGAACCTCCATACGCtttgttttagatcattaaATATACTGTACTGTATTCTAGCATAGTCGACAAGTTGCCGAAGGAAGCGGAGCTGTAGGAGAAGACAACAGTACTTGACAAACTCAAACGGGAGTTTGAGAGGTAGTTTTTGGTGCAAGGATTGGGAGGAAAAGTACAGAAGAGGCTCCAACATGTAtgactaaaaaataaataagtaaagctCCAAAGGGCAAATGTGACTCATGAAAGTGTAGCAGCTGATGCTCCCGCTGCGAGCCCTTCACTTCCTGTCACATCCTGGTTTACCACGTCCAGATTTCCTGTCTGCCAGAGAGAGAGGAAGATCAGACAGATATCAAGTTGTTTTGTTTAGCAcagtgtatttttcttttcctctagCTTTTGGTTACTTACAACTAAAGTAATACATTCAGCTTGTGGATGACCTTGAGAGTAAACCcatcttttaatttttactaATCTTGTATGTTCATCAGTTGATGTGTTATCTTGAGGGACGTGACTCTACCACTGAATCAGGGATCTAGTCCTTTATGAAGGCCTTCATTATTCCACTGATTGTTCCAGACCTCAAGACTGAGGCGTGATGCTGTAACTCAGATTACCACAACTATTTTCATTCTGTTGCACCATCCTGTATTCCTTCAGCGTCCCTGACTGATAGTTGGTCTGCTTGCCTGATGGATGGTGCATGTGTGTGCCCATGTGTTTGAGCTCAGATATGCAGAGTGCATGCAGCTGCTGACTGCTGACTCTCAGCAGAGGAATCTTCATATTCGGCACTCAGCAGTTTTAAAACAACTGTGCACACATGTGTTTACTGCTTCTCATCGACAGCAGTGTGCGAATCATGTGTGAATCTTTGTGTGTTGCCTCACTGCCAGATCACCAGTCGGCTGCAGATTGATGGCTGATTAGTTAAAAATCATCTGAATCTGCTCACCAGGCGATGTCGAGTGAAAATCGTGAATAGTTTTTTGTATCTTTAGGATAGTGGTCATGCAAAACAAATTGTGAAGCCTGTACCATCCATCTAATggccatttttatttatttacttgtaagtctttaattttttatgtcTTGTTTTGATTGCAGAGGAGGTTGACTACTCCACCTTTGGCACCAACACCTTAACCCGTAAGAAGAAGGCCGTGGTGACCCTGCGCAGCAGCGACATCAACCGGAAGCGTCCCCGTGTCCCCATCGGCATGCCACAGGACTTCCGTCCCGTCTCCTCCATCATCGACGTGGACATACTGCCCGAGTCCCACCGCCGAGTCCGACTGTATCGCCACGGCTCGGACAAACCCCTGGGCTTCTACATCCGGGACGGGACCAGCGTCCGCGTGACTCCTCACGGGCTTGAGAAGGTTCCAGGCATCTTCATATCCCGGATGGTGCCCGGAGGCTTGGCAGAGAGCACCGGGCTGCTGGCGGTTAATGATGAGGTGCTGGAGGTGAATGGCATCGAAGTGACAGGAAAGTCTTTGGATCAGGTCACAGACATGATGATTGCTAACAGCCACAACCTGATCGTGACAGTTAAGCCGGTGAACCAGCGCAACAACGTGGTCCGCAGCAGCAGAATCTCAGGTAGCTCAGGTCAGTCATCCGACAGCAGTGGGTCGATTGGCATTCCAAGTCTGTCGGTGGCCTCTGCGCGGGAGGCGTCTTCTGTAGCGCATCACAGCTACCATGACGACCTGGAAAGTGACGAAGATACGGATATTGTCATCGAGAACAGCCTCAAGAGGCCATCTCTCCGCTCCAACACCTCGCTGGCTTCCAGCGCATCCCGTGCACACCAGCAGACTCCGACAACGGGTCCAGCAGCTCCTCCCAGCCCTCCCACACGGCCGTCATCGGTGACCTCCAACACCTCCTTCCGGTCCCAGACAAGTCTCAATGGAGGGTCCCACCACCAACAACCACCCATCAGTCTGAGCCATCAGCTGCACAGAGACCTGAACCTTAAACACAACCAGCACCAGCAGTCCAAACACGGCGAGCTGCATCTGCAGCCGCCTCATCACAGCAGCAACCCAGCGCTCCGGTACAGCAACGGCAGTCTGCACAAAATCCTCAGCTCTCTGAAAACGGACCCACGCCACAGTCTCACTCTGCCCAAAGGAGGGGTGGAGGAGGATGGCACCGTCATTACCCTATAATAATTACAGATAAGGTAGCATAAACATCCCGGCTCCTCAGAGACTATTCAGGAACAGCCAGttacacacaagcacacagttTCTCTATCAGACACTAACTGTGGAGCCTCTGATGGTTTTTAAAAGACAATTGGAAGTTTACAACAAGGATACCATGTATATATCTTGTATTTTTAAGTTTGTCTCATGTTTGACAATGTGTATGTTCTTTATAAACATCAgaacaaatgattttttttaagtccACTGTAGGTTAGAGCTCTGAATGTACCTGCAAGCCTGGTGTCTTTTCTTGGTGTCCACTTTTTAAGGCCCTCTTTCATTCTAATTCCTGGGACCAATGTGGGGTTGCTTATGGATGGTTTTTAAAGAGTAAATCTATATTTCTTATATTCCCATAAATGCTGTGtagattttgttttactagatATTTTAGGCATCCGTGATTGTGATCAAATCTTTGtatctgtttaaataaattattttctcattCATGAAAAGTAGATGTGATTAGTCAGCTTTTTCAATTTAAGAGCCATTTTCTGCatgataaatatataaatttctgAAAATGAGTTGCTCAAAACAGGGGCCTCTCtgatgctccatttatacaaaTAATGCACAGTTACTCAGCTTTTTTCTTCATCTATTACATCAGGTCCTGAGTTTATCATTCTAGGCTAAGCTTGTCGGGTTTCTGGGGTTACAGATGGGGACGAAAACAGATTGGAGTACGCTTAAAGACCTGTTGAGGTATAATTGAGACCATGAGAGAACCTGTCACTTCTACTCCACAAATTTGTTGACAGGCCAAATTCTTAGGCTGGTGTCCATCAATATCCTTCTATACATCCACTCATCAaccaatccatctgtccattcatGTTTCGATCTTTTCATCCATCTCCTTCATCCAGCCATCCATTTCTtaatccatctgttcatccaccTAACAGATCATCAATCTATACATGCATCTGTCATTCACCAGTCAATTTGTCTATCCATGCATCCAGTCTTCAGTCTATCCATTTATTTGTCTGTAAATCCATCCACCACTCTGCTCATCCATCTGAACCTTCTATGCATCGACTTATCTATTCATCCAATCGTCCATCTATCTGCCAATCTGATTGTGTCCTGTTCATTTATCTGACAATCCAACTGATCATTCACCCAACCATTTGCATACGCATCATTATCCATTTGTTTGTCCATCATCCGTCCTTTTG
This genomic window contains:
- the pard6gb gene encoding par-6 family cell polarity regulator gamma b, which produces MNRSFNKSQPLRHADCDAVEVKSKYGAEFRRFSVNRFKPGKFEEFYKLILHIHRLANIEVMIGYADTHGDFLPINNDENFSKAVDSAHPLLRVFIQKREEVDYSTFGTNTLTRKKKAVVTLRSSDINRKRPRVPIGMPQDFRPVSSIIDVDILPESHRRVRLYRHGSDKPLGFYIRDGTSVRVTPHGLEKVPGIFISRMVPGGLAESTGLLAVNDEVLEVNGIEVTGKSLDQVTDMMIANSHNLIVTVKPVNQRNNVVRSSRISGSSGQSSDSSGSIGIPSLSVASAREASSVAHHSYHDDLESDEDTDIVIENSLKRPSLRSNTSLASSASRAHQQTPTTGPAAPPSPPTRPSSVTSNTSFRSQTSLNGGSHHQQPPISLSHQLHRDLNLKHNQHQQSKHGELHLQPPHHSSNPALRYSNGSLHKILSSLKTDPRHSLTLPKGGVEEDGTVITL